The genome window GGAAGGCCTTGAGCTGAGAGACCACGGTGGGCACCGGATGGCGGAGCAGAAGGATGGGCTTTCGCTTGAATGCGATGCTGGTCGTCATCCACGGCAGCAGAAGATTGGCGCGGACGAATTTGGTGAGGAGCCGCTCCGCGCCGATCGCCTGCTCGCGAGTGCAGTAACGGAGGGTCCATTCGGTATTGCGGTGGCCGCTCAGCGATTCGCGCATCATGGCGAACCGCTCCGGATCACGGTCGTGCTCCGGTATGAATGGCCGTTTGCCCCAACGCATTGCGGCGGGCACGATGCCGAATGCATGGTGCAAGGGCTCCCAATTCAGGGCAGTGCCGGGCCAGGCGCACAAGGTCTCCATGAGCCAGGTGGTGCCGCCACGCGGATCCCCGGTCAGCACGAGCGCATCCTCAGCGCAGAACCCCTTCGCTGCTAAGATGGCGCTGCGGTCGCGCACGCTGCGTGCGGTCCTGGAGCGCTCTTGGCGCTCCTGCCACGCCAGCTTGATCCGTTGCAGCATCGATCAGCTCGCCACTTCCCAGCCGTAGAGCGGCTTCAGGCGCATCATGCCGCCCACATAGAATTTCACGCGGTCCAGTTCGCCTGCGTCACCATTGCTGCGCAGGGTGGTGTCGATCATCTCCACGATCTTCTTGCAGTCCACCTCGAGCAGCCCGCGCGTGGTGATGGCGGCTGTGCCGATGCGGATGCCACTGGTCACGAAAGGGCTCTTGTCGTCGAAGGGCACCATGTTCTTGTTCACCGTGATGTGCGCGAGGCCCAGCAGCCGCTCCGCTTCCTTTCCAGTA of Flavobacteriales bacterium contains these proteins:
- a CDS encoding sulfotransferase domain-containing protein, with the translated sequence MLQRIKLAWQERQERSRTARSVRDRSAILAAKGFCAEDALVLTGDPRGGTTWLMETLCAWPGTALNWEPLHHAFGIVPAAMRWGKRPFIPEHDRDPERFAMMRESLSGHRNTEWTLRYCTREQAIGAERLLTKFVRANLLLPWMTTSIAFKRKPILLLRHPVPTVVSQLKAFPDPSHHAAAHTVPDQLFNERHLQHLEMINRLAPGLERQLALWCVNNLSTLRHPRHGRDWIVVYYEELLLDPAASLERIGAAWGVQPDAWIDHARRDRSSATDFMRDRLSDPAAQAAKWMQRIDPAQAARLQDILDHFGIDEYCLASARPTAVALDR